The DNA region GAACCTCGACCGGGTGATCCTGGCCGGCGCGCTCACGCTGACGCTGGTGGTGCTGCCGATCGTGATCCTGGCCACCCAAGAGGCGCTTCGGGCGGTGCCGAACTCCATCCGCCAGGGCTCGTACGCCCTGGGGGCGACCCGTTGGCAAACCGTGTGGCGGCAGGTGCTGCCGGCCGCGACGCCGGGTATCATGACCGGGGTGATCCTGGCGGTCGCCCGGGCGTTGGGCGAGGCCGCCCCGCTGGTGGCCGTGGGAGCGGTCGGGTTTATCAACCAGGCGCCCTCGGGCCCCATGAGCAAGTTTACGGCGATGCCGCTGCAGATCTTCAACTGGGCGGCCCGGCCGCAGGAAGAGTTCCACGCGGTGGCCTCGGCCGCCATCCTGGTGCTGGTGGGCGTGCTGATCATCATGAACGCCGGCGCCGTGTGGGTGCGGTACCACTACGGAAAACGGATACGGTGGTAGGGATCCGCGGCGGGCCGCCCCGCCGCGTCGGACCCAGCCCCCGCACAACGCGACAAGCAAGACCCCACGACATCGAGAATCGGCCTCCGGCGATCAATCAACCGCGATGAGCCCCAACTCTCCGCCAATGGCAGTACCCGAAGCCGATAACGTCCGCTCCAGCGAGCCGCGGACCACGCTGCGCCCCCCCACGGCCGAGGGGCGTGCGGTGCGCACCGCCGAGGAGCTGCGCACCGCTCGCCGCAAGATCGAGGCCCGCGGCCTCGACTTCTTCTACGGAGAGAACCAGGCGCTGCACAACATCAACCTCGCCATCCCAGAACGCTGCGTCACCGCCTTTATCGGCCCCTCCGGCTGCGGCAAGAGCACCTTCCTGCGGTGCATCAACCGCATGAACGACATGATCGAGGGCGCCCGGCTATCGGGCGAGCTGGTGTTCGAAGGGGTCGACCTGTACGCCCCGCGGATCGACGTGGTGCAGCTCCGCAAACGCGTGGGCATGGTGTTCCAGAAGTCGAACCCGTTCCCCAAGAGCATCTTCGACAACGTCGCCTACGGCCCGCGGGTCTCCGGCGAACGCAACAAGGCCACGCTCCGCACCATCGTCGAGCGCTCGCTCCGCCATGCCGCGTTGTGGGACGAGGTGAAGGACCGGCTCAAGGATTCGGCGCTGGCGCTCAGCGGCGGCCAGCAGCAGCGGCTCTGCATCGCGCGGGCGCTGGCCACCGACCCCGAGGTGCTGCTGATGGACGAGCCCGCCTCGGCGCTCGACCCCGCCAGCACGTCGCGCATCGAGGACCTGATCGACGAGCTGAAGCAGAGCTACACGATCGTGATCGTCACGCACAACATGCAGCAGGCGGCCCGCGTGAGCGACCAGACCGCCTTCTTCTACCAGGGCCGGCTGATCGAGGTCGGCCCCACCAACGCCTTGTTCACCAACCCCACGAACAAGCAGACCGAAGACTACATCACCGGAAGGTTTGGCTAAGAAAGTGATGAACGATGAGTGATGAGTGATCAGCGCTCCGTGCTCAGCGTCCTCTGGTTTTTATTCATCATTCATCATTAATCGTTCATCACTCTGCTATGCGTAACCACCTGCAACGCGACCTAGCCGTCCTCGAACAGGACATCCTTGCGCAGTCGTCGCGCGTCGAAGAGGTGATCCGCATCGCCTGCCGGGCGCTGGCGCGGGGCGAGACGGCGCGGTCGCACCGCCTGGCGGAGCTGGAGCCGGAGATCAACGCACGCGAGGTGCGGATCGAAGAGGAGTGCCTAAAGATCCTGGCGCTCCACCAGCCGGTGGCCATCGACCTGCGGCGCGTCGCCACGGTGCTGAAGATCAACGGCGACCTGGAGCGGATCGCCGACCTGGGGGTGAACGTCGCGGAACGGACGATGGCCCTGGGGGACGACCCCGGCTTCCCGGTCCCCCCGCTGCTGGAACGGATGGGAGAGCTGGCGCTGCAGATGGTGGGGGACGCGCTGGACGCGTTCTGCGCCCTCGACGCGGACGCCGCCCGCGCGGTCTGCCGCCGCGACGACGAGGTGGACGCCTGCAACCGGGAGGTCATCCACCAGCTCTACGAAGTGATGCGCGAACGGGCCGATCTGATCGAGTCTGCGCTGCATTTCTTCTCCGCCTCGCGCCACGTGGAGCGGATCGCCGACCACGCCACCAACATCGCCGAAGAC from Pirellulimonas nuda includes:
- the pstB gene encoding phosphate ABC transporter ATP-binding protein PstB, yielding MAVPEADNVRSSEPRTTLRPPTAEGRAVRTAEELRTARRKIEARGLDFFYGENQALHNINLAIPERCVTAFIGPSGCGKSTFLRCINRMNDMIEGARLSGELVFEGVDLYAPRIDVVQLRKRVGMVFQKSNPFPKSIFDNVAYGPRVSGERNKATLRTIVERSLRHAALWDEVKDRLKDSALALSGGQQQRLCIARALATDPEVLLMDEPASALDPASTSRIEDLIDELKQSYTIVIVTHNMQQAARVSDQTAFFYQGRLIEVGPTNALFTNPTNKQTEDYITGRFG
- the phoU gene encoding phosphate signaling complex protein PhoU codes for the protein MRNHLQRDLAVLEQDILAQSSRVEEVIRIACRALARGETARSHRLAELEPEINAREVRIEEECLKILALHQPVAIDLRRVATVLKINGDLERIADLGVNVAERTMALGDDPGFPVPPLLERMGELALQMVGDALDAFCALDADAARAVCRRDDEVDACNREVIHQLYEVMRERADLIESALHFFSASRHVERIADHATNIAEDVIYLVEGEITRHRHSDLPK